A DNA window from Salarias fasciatus chromosome 23 unlocalized genomic scaffold, fSalaFa1.1 super_scaffold_20, whole genome shotgun sequence contains the following coding sequences:
- the rcbtb1 gene encoding RCC1 and BTB domain-containing protein 1, with product MLDVSKWPLFSLLTPEELLTVRQACVFGSSANEAIFITHQNEVFVIGLNCSSCLGTGDGLSTLVPKKVDFLQGKKVVSLSYGSGPHVLLATEAGQLFAWGHNFYGQLGNVTNNQGLSPQLITSNLQSKKVTEVACGSHHSMARTADGQVFAWGYNNCGQVGTGSTANQPHPRKVGGALQGKTAAGIACGQSSSYALLDSGKIYSWGSNGNGQLGIGNTATQLKPAHLDARRGLCFQQIVAGHGHCLALTDTGVLYAWGGNAHGQLGTGDKNGQVSPVRVMAEKERIVQIAACHLTHTSAAKTLSGQVYMWGQCRGHSVALPHLTPYSDVDDVFACFAVPPVTWRLMSDDFDDSMTVAEAVRNEFDRPETADLKFSVDGRFIHVHKAVLKIRSEHFRSMFGSQRTEDQQDVVEITQFSYPVYKAFLRFLYTDSVDLPPEDAISLLVLASCYCENRLKRLCQRLIKGGVRVENAFTLLSAAIRYKAKDLEEFCFTFCVNHLTEVTQTEALWRLDGAMLKEFVSRASRCGAFKN from the exons ATGTTGGATGTGAGCAAGTGGCCCCTGTTTTCGCTGCTGACTCCCGAAGAGCTGCTGACGGTCAGGCAGGCCTGCGTGTTTGGCTCCTCTGCAAACGAAGCCATCTTCATCACGCATCAGAATGAG GTGTTTGTGATTGGACTGAATTGCAGCAGCTGCCTCGGCACAGGAGACGGCCTGAGCACTCTCGTGCCAAAGAAAGTGGATTTCTTACAGGGAAAGAAGGTGGTCAGCCTGAGCTACGGCAGTGGGCCCCACGTCCTGCTGGCTACAGAGG CTGGCCAGCTCTTTGCTTGGGGACACAATTTCTACGGTCAGCTGGGAAACGTGACGAACAACCAGGGCCTCTCCCCTCAGCTGATCACCTCCAACCTGCAGAGCAAGAAAGTAACAGAGGTGGCGTGTGGCTCACATCACTCTATGGCACGGACTGCGGATGGGCAG GTCTTCGCGTGGGGTTACAATAACTGTGGTCAGGTCGGAACAGGATCCACAGCCAACCAGCCGCACCCCAGGAAAGTcggcggcgctctgcagggcAAGACGGCCGCCGGCATCGCGTGTGGACAGAGCTCCTCCTATGCTCTGCTTGACAGTGGGAAG ATTTATAGCTGGGGCTCCAATGGAAATGGCCAACTGGGGATTGGTAACACTGCAACCCAGCTGAAACCTGCCCACCTTGATGCTCGCCGAGGATTGTGTTTTCAGCAG ATCGTGGCGGGCCACGGACACTGCCTGGCCCTCACGGACACGGGGGTGCTGTACGCCTGGGGAGGAAACGCGCACGGCCAGCTGGGAACCGGCGACAAGAACGGCCAAGTCAGCCCCGTGCGCGTCATGGCTGAGAAAGAGAG GATTGTGCAGATTGCAGCCTGTCATTTAACTCACACCTCAGCTGCCAAGACGCTGAGCGGACAG GTGTACATGTGGGGTCAGTGTCGGGGTCACTCCGTCGCCCTGCCGCACCTCACGCCCTACAGCGACGTCGACGACGTGTTCGCCTGCTTCGCCGTGCCACCGGTAACGTGGCGCCTCATGTCTGACG ATTTCGATGATTCGATGACGGTTGCGGAGGCCGTGAGGAACGAGTTCGACCGTCCAGAAACGGCCGACCTCAAGTTCAGCGTCGATGGCAGATTTATTCATGTTCACAAAGCTGTGCTGAagatcag GAGCGAGCATTTCCGCTCCATGTTCGGCTCCCAGCGGacggaggaccagcaggacgtCGTGGAGATCACCCAGTTCTCGTATCCCGTCTACAAGGCCTTCCTGCGGTTCCTCTACACGGACTCTGTGGACCTTCCTCCCGAGGACGCCATCA GTCTGCTGGTCCTCGCCTCGTGCTACTGTGAAAACCGCCTGAAACGCCTCTGCCAGCGGCTCATCAAGGGCGGGGTCAGGGTGGAGAACGCCTTcaccctgctgtctgctgccatACGATACAAGGCAAAG GACCTGGAAGAGTTCTGCTTCACGTTCTGTGTGAACCATCTGACCGAGGTGACTCAGACCGAAGCCCTCTGGCGCCTCGACGGAGCCATGCTGAAGGAGTTTGTGAGCAGAGCCAGCCGCTGCGGAGCGTTCAAGAACTga